Proteins co-encoded in one Apodemus sylvaticus chromosome 6, mApoSyl1.1, whole genome shotgun sequence genomic window:
- the LOC127686728 gene encoding b(0,+)-type amino acid transporter 1-like isoform X1, with amino-acid sequence MERSEEKDGSDKPAGQEQGSGAAELMLKREIGLWSAVSMTAGCMIGSGIFMSPQGVLVYIGSPGASLIVWATCGILALLGALCYAELGSLVPESGGDYAYILRTFGSLPAFLVIYIFVLVGRPAAITAVSLSFAEYALAPFYPGCSSLPQVIVKIVASSCILLLLLINFWSSRMSTVLMNVCTAAKLFSLLVIVVGGAVVLAQGHIPTESLFFAFHNTTQQAGRIGMAFYQGLWSFDGWNNINTVIEELTNPKQNLVWAVAIAIPLVTILYVLVNISYLLVMSPSEILSSDAIAVSWGDQVLGSWAWLVPLAVALSTFGAVNGGFFSGSRVCYAAAREGHMPQLMSMIHVHRLTPAPALIFTTAVALLLVIPGNFSTFVNLLSFLSWLTYGTTFACLLYLRIKTRNLPHTYKVPTFIPAIMLLVSLYLVLAPIIDHPQMEFLYIFLFVLSGFPVYFLLFHFQCQSKCIQTATTHLQLLLEVAPTTKDH; translated from the exons ATGGAGAGAAGTGAGGAGAAAGATGGCAGCGACAAGCCCGCGGGGCAAGAGCAAGGCAGTGGGGCAGCGGAGCTGATGCTGAAGAGGGAGATTGGTCTGTGGAGCGCAGTGTCCATGACCGCTGGCTGTATGATTGGTTCTGGCATCTTTATGTCACCACAGGGGGTCTTGGTTTACATAGGCAGTCCTGGAGCCAGTCTTATTGTCTGGGCAACCTGTGGCATCCTGGCCCTGCTGGGTGCCCTGTGCTATGCTGAACTGGGCAGCCTGGTTCCAGAATCTGGGGGAGACTATGCCTACATTTTGCGAACCTTTGgctctctgcctgccttcctggtCATCTACATATTCGTCCTTGTAGGCAGACCAGCCGCCATCACTGCCGTCTCTCTGAGTTTCGCTGAGTACGCACTGGCTCCGTTTTACCCTggctgctcctccctccctcaggtcATAGTCAAGATTGTGGCTTCTTCTTGCATCCTACTGCTGCTTCTGATCAACTTCTGGAGCTCCCGGATGTCCACCGTGCTGATGAACGTGTGCACGGCTGCCAAGCTCTTCTCCCTGCTGGTCATCGTAGTGGGTGGGGCCGTGGTGCTGGCGCAGGGCCATATTCCCACTGAATCCCTATTCTTTGCCTTCCACAACACAACACAGCAGGCAGGGCGCATCGGCATGGCTTTCTACCAGGGCCTGTGGTCCTTCGATGGCTGGAATAATATCAACACGGTGATAGAGGAGCTCACGAACCCAAAG CAGAACCTGGTGTGGGCAGTGGCGATTGCCATCCCCCTGGTCACCATCCTGTATGTCCTGGTCAACATCAGTTACCTGCTGGTTATGTCACCCTCAGAGATCCTCTCCTCTGATGCCATAGCTGTGAGCTGGGG GGACCAAGTTCTGGGGTCCTGGGCCTGGCTGGTGCCCTTGGCTGTTGCACTTTCAACATTTGGTGCCGTCAATGGGGGCTTCTTCAGCGGCAGCCGCGTGTGCTATGCAGCTGCGAGAGAAGGTCACATG CCTCAGCTTATGTCCATGATTCATGTGCACCGACTCACGCCAGCGCCGGCCCTGATCTTCACCACAGCTGTGGCTTTACTGCTGGTCATCCCAGGAAACTTCAGCACCTTTGTGAACCTCTTGAG CTTCCTGTCCTGGCTCACCTATGGAACCACCTTCGCCTGCCTCCTGTATTTGCGAATAAAGACAAGGAATCTTCCCCACACTTACAAG GTCCCCACCTTCATCCCTGCCATCATGCTCCTGGTGTCTCTCTACCTGGTGCTGGCGCCCATCATCGACCATCCCCAGATGGAATTCCTGTACATCTTCCTGTTCGTGCTCAGTGGCTTCCCAGtgtacttcctgctcttccacTTCCAGTGCCAGTCCAAGTGTATACAGACGGCCACTACGCATCTCCAGCTGCTCCTGGAAGTCGCTCCCACCACTAAAGACCACTGA
- the LOC127686728 gene encoding putative L-type amino acid transporter 1-like protein MLAS isoform X2, producing the protein MERSEEKDGSDKPAGQEQGSGAAELMLKREIGLWSAVSMTAGCMIGSGIFMSPQGVLVYIGSPGASLIVWATCGILALLGALCYAELGSLVPESGGDYAYILRTFGSLPAFLVIYIFVLVGRPAAITAVSLSFAEYALAPFYPGCSSLPQVIVKIVASSCILLLLLINFWSSRMSTVLMNVCTAAKLFSLLVIVVGGAVVLAQGHIPTESLFFAFHNTTQQAGRIGMAFYQGLWSFDGWNNINTVIEELTNPKGTIEVCKRGIILNSYC; encoded by the exons ATGGAGAGAAGTGAGGAGAAAGATGGCAGCGACAAGCCCGCGGGGCAAGAGCAAGGCAGTGGGGCAGCGGAGCTGATGCTGAAGAGGGAGATTGGTCTGTGGAGCGCAGTGTCCATGACCGCTGGCTGTATGATTGGTTCTGGCATCTTTATGTCACCACAGGGGGTCTTGGTTTACATAGGCAGTCCTGGAGCCAGTCTTATTGTCTGGGCAACCTGTGGCATCCTGGCCCTGCTGGGTGCCCTGTGCTATGCTGAACTGGGCAGCCTGGTTCCAGAATCTGGGGGAGACTATGCCTACATTTTGCGAACCTTTGgctctctgcctgccttcctggtCATCTACATATTCGTCCTTGTAGGCAGACCAGCCGCCATCACTGCCGTCTCTCTGAGTTTCGCTGAGTACGCACTGGCTCCGTTTTACCCTggctgctcctccctccctcaggtcATAGTCAAGATTGTGGCTTCTTCTTGCATCCTACTGCTGCTTCTGATCAACTTCTGGAGCTCCCGGATGTCCACCGTGCTGATGAACGTGTGCACGGCTGCCAAGCTCTTCTCCCTGCTGGTCATCGTAGTGGGTGGGGCCGTGGTGCTGGCGCAGGGCCATATTCCCACTGAATCCCTATTCTTTGCCTTCCACAACACAACACAGCAGGCAGGGCGCATCGGCATGGCTTTCTACCAGGGCCTGTGGTCCTTCGATGGCTGGAATAATATCAACACGGTGATAGAGGAGCTCACGAACCCAAAG ggGACTATTGAAGTCTGCAAGAGGGGAATTATCTTGAATTCATACTGCTAG